The following proteins are encoded in a genomic region of Aquifex aeolicus VF5:
- the lpdA gene encoding dihydrolipoyl dehydrogenase, with amino-acid sequence MEFDLIIVGAGSGGYEAGLYAFRRGMKVAFVELSPETVGGNCLNRGCIPSKYMRHGAYLLDKFQKMEQYGIISKGYDIEYKKLKEGRDNVVVTIRENFKKFAQQLRIPIYYGKGVLKDPNTVFVEGPEETLKAKYILVATGSSPTSVGNLVPDGKYVIDTDQIWEIDYVPKKVLIVGGGAVGVEFAYIFRKYGSEVVLVEIKDRLLPTPDIPEDSGRYLARKLRELGVDIRTRTSVESWEKTQNGVKAKLTDGSEVVADFILLGVGRKPNTKGIGLEELGIEMDERGFVKTNEYAQTNIPNIYACGDITSPLMLAHKSMYEGKIAVSHILGERDWKKNERIIPKIIYSALEVASVGLTEEQAEDEDIEVRVGVASFVSNPKAMDDGENEGFVRIVADDETGEILGCHIVGPHAGELIHQVVHMIKDGKTVEFASKTMYSHPSLSENIGIASSEVYYGPISWVKRR; translated from the coding sequence ATGGAGTTTGACTTAATAATCGTGGGTGCGGGTAGTGGAGGTTACGAGGCGGGGCTTTACGCCTTCAGAAGGGGAATGAAGGTAGCCTTCGTGGAACTCTCTCCGGAGACCGTGGGAGGAAATTGCCTCAACAGAGGTTGCATCCCTTCAAAGTACATGAGGCACGGGGCTTACCTCCTTGACAAGTTTCAGAAAATGGAGCAATACGGAATAATTTCAAAGGGTTACGACATAGAGTACAAAAAACTCAAAGAGGGAAGGGATAACGTCGTAGTGACCATAAGGGAAAACTTTAAGAAGTTCGCCCAGCAACTCAGAATTCCCATATACTACGGCAAAGGAGTTTTAAAGGATCCAAACACTGTGTTCGTGGAAGGACCAGAGGAAACTCTGAAGGCTAAGTACATCCTCGTGGCTACTGGATCCTCTCCTACCTCTGTCGGGAACCTCGTTCCGGACGGAAAGTACGTTATAGACACAGATCAGATATGGGAAATAGATTACGTACCAAAGAAGGTTCTAATAGTCGGGGGCGGAGCAGTAGGGGTTGAGTTCGCATACATATTCAGGAAGTACGGAAGTGAGGTTGTTCTGGTAGAGATAAAAGACAGACTCCTTCCCACTCCCGATATCCCCGAGGACAGCGGGAGGTACCTCGCCAGAAAGTTAAGGGAACTGGGAGTTGATATAAGGACGAGAACTTCTGTGGAGAGCTGGGAAAAGACTCAGAACGGAGTAAAGGCAAAGCTCACGGACGGGAGCGAGGTTGTAGCGGACTTCATCCTCCTCGGTGTAGGAAGAAAACCAAACACCAAAGGAATAGGCCTTGAGGAACTCGGTATAGAGATGGACGAGAGGGGATTCGTAAAGACGAACGAGTACGCCCAAACGAACATTCCAAACATATACGCCTGTGGGGATATAACCTCTCCCTTAATGCTGGCTCACAAGTCTATGTACGAGGGTAAAATCGCCGTTTCCCACATACTTGGCGAGAGGGACTGGAAGAAGAACGAGAGGATAATTCCCAAGATTATTTACTCCGCACTGGAAGTGGCATCGGTCGGCCTCACTGAAGAGCAGGCGGAAGACGAAGACATAGAAGTAAGGGTGGGAGTAGCTTCTTTCGTTTCAAACCCCAAAGCCATGGACGACGGAGAGAATGAGGGATTTGTAAGGATAGTGGCGGACGACGAGACTGGTGAAATACTCGGATGTCACATAGTCGGTCCACATGCGGGAGAACTCATACATCAGGTAGTTCACATGATAAAGGACGGAAAAACCGTGGAGTTTGCTTCAAAGACTATGTACTCCCACCCATCACTTTCGGAAAACATAGGAATAGCTTCCTCGGAGGTTTATTACGGACCTATATCGTGGGTAAAAAGGCGGTAA
- the purD gene encoding phosphoribosylamine--glycine ligase — protein MKVLVVGNGGREHAIAWKVAQSPLVKELYVAKGNAGIWEIAKRVDISPTDVEKLAEFAKNEGVDFTIVGPEAPLVEGIVDEFEKRGLKIFGPNKEAAKLEGSKAFAKTFMKKYGIPTARYEVFTDFEKAKEYVEKVGAPIVVKADGLAAGKGAVVCETVEKAIETLDRFLNKKIFGKSSERVVIEEFLEGEEASYIVMINGDRYVPLPTSQDHKRLLDEDKGPNTGGMGAYSPTPVINEEVEKRIREEIVERVIKGLKEEGIYYRGFLYAGLMITKEGPKVLEFNVRLGDPEAQPILMRVKNDFLETLLNFYEGKDVHIKEDERYALDVVLASRGYPEKPETGKIIHGLDYLKSMEDVVVFHAGTKKEGNFTVTSGGRVLNVCAYGKTLKEAKERAYEAIRYVCFEGMHYRKDIGDKAFKYLSE, from the coding sequence GTGAAGGTACTTGTAGTAGGAAACGGAGGAAGAGAACACGCAATAGCGTGGAAGGTGGCACAGAGCCCGCTAGTAAAGGAACTATACGTAGCAAAGGGAAACGCAGGCATCTGGGAAATTGCGAAAAGGGTTGATATATCCCCTACAGATGTAGAAAAGCTTGCGGAGTTTGCAAAAAACGAAGGTGTAGACTTCACCATAGTGGGTCCAGAAGCCCCCTTAGTCGAGGGTATAGTTGACGAGTTTGAGAAAAGAGGTCTAAAGATTTTCGGTCCTAACAAAGAAGCTGCAAAGCTGGAAGGCAGTAAAGCCTTTGCAAAAACTTTTATGAAAAAGTACGGTATTCCTACGGCAAGGTACGAGGTATTCACCGATTTTGAAAAGGCAAAGGAATACGTAGAAAAGGTAGGTGCTCCTATCGTAGTAAAGGCGGACGGTCTTGCCGCGGGAAAGGGTGCGGTTGTTTGTGAAACGGTCGAAAAAGCAATAGAAACCCTTGACAGGTTCCTGAATAAAAAGATTTTCGGAAAATCTTCGGAGAGAGTTGTAATAGAGGAATTCCTTGAGGGAGAAGAGGCCTCCTACATTGTTATGATAAACGGGGATAGGTACGTACCCCTTCCCACATCTCAGGACCACAAGAGACTCCTTGACGAAGACAAAGGACCAAATACGGGCGGGATGGGTGCGTATTCTCCCACACCCGTTATAAACGAGGAAGTAGAGAAAAGAATAAGGGAAGAAATAGTAGAGAGGGTAATAAAAGGTTTAAAAGAAGAGGGAATATACTACAGAGGTTTCCTTTACGCCGGACTTATGATAACAAAAGAAGGTCCGAAAGTTCTTGAGTTCAACGTAAGGCTGGGAGATCCCGAAGCTCAGCCCATACTTATGAGGGTAAAGAACGATTTCCTCGAAACGCTCCTTAATTTTTACGAAGGAAAAGATGTGCATATAAAAGAGGATGAGAGGTACGCTCTGGACGTAGTCTTGGCTTCCAGAGGATACCCCGAAAAGCCGGAAACTGGAAAGATAATCCACGGTCTCGATTACCTAAAGAGTATGGAAGACGTTGTAGTTTTCCACGCAGGGACGAAAAAGGAAGGCAACTTTACTGTAACTTCCGGCGGGAGAGTCCTGAACGTATGTGCGTACGGGAAAACCCTGAAAGAAGCAAAAGAAAGGGCTTACGAAGCTATAAGGTATGTTTGCTTTGAAGGAATGCACTACAGGAAGGACATAGGAGACAAAGCCTTTAAATACCTGAGTGAATAA
- a CDS encoding cysteine desulfurase family protein: protein MFRTKAGKKVVYVDHIATTPVAEEVLEAMLPYFREKFGNPTSLHSFGQEAKKAVEKAREQVAQLINANIPEEIIFTSGGIEANNLAIKGIAKAYQRRGKHIVTTEIEHHSILHPCKTLEREGWEVTYLKPDKYGLIDPEQVREAVREDTVLVSIGHSNREIGTIQNIKELVKAAKEKNPKVIFHTDAAPSLGHYPVDVQDWGVDAASFTAHLMYGPKGVGALWTRKGVKVKPLIEGGTQERGVRAGTENVPGIVGFGAAAELAMKELDDRMKRLSHYRDKLRKGLEEKVDYIEFTGHPTQRLPHHLSIIVHFVEGEAMLLRLDLMGIETASGSACVSLALKQSHVLTAIGIPKEVSNGSVVFSFGRENTEEDVDYILEEFPKVINWLREVSPFNPENWEKYVKSRG, encoded by the coding sequence ATGTTCAGAACGAAAGCCGGCAAAAAAGTAGTTTACGTTGACCATATAGCTACAACACCGGTAGCGGAAGAAGTTCTTGAAGCTATGCTCCCTTACTTCAGGGAGAAGTTCGGTAATCCCACATCTCTCCACAGCTTCGGACAGGAGGCAAAGAAAGCGGTAGAAAAAGCCAGAGAACAAGTTGCACAGCTCATAAACGCAAACATCCCCGAAGAGATCATATTCACATCCGGAGGAATAGAGGCTAATAACCTTGCGATAAAAGGTATAGCAAAGGCTTACCAGAGGAGAGGAAAGCACATAGTTACCACGGAAATAGAGCACCACTCCATCCTTCACCCTTGTAAAACCCTAGAAAGAGAAGGCTGGGAAGTTACGTACTTAAAACCCGATAAGTACGGCTTAATAGACCCAGAGCAAGTTAGAGAAGCGGTAAGGGAAGACACCGTCCTCGTTTCCATAGGGCATTCCAACAGGGAAATAGGAACTATTCAAAACATAAAGGAACTCGTAAAGGCGGCAAAGGAAAAGAACCCCAAAGTTATATTCCACACGGACGCCGCACCTTCTCTCGGACACTACCCCGTTGACGTTCAGGACTGGGGAGTAGACGCTGCTTCTTTTACCGCACACCTCATGTACGGTCCCAAGGGAGTGGGAGCACTATGGACCAGAAAGGGCGTTAAGGTTAAGCCCCTGATAGAAGGTGGAACCCAGGAAAGAGGAGTGAGGGCGGGAACGGAAAACGTCCCCGGAATAGTTGGTTTCGGAGCCGCAGCAGAACTTGCCATGAAGGAACTCGACGACAGGATGAAGAGGCTCTCCCACTACAGGGATAAACTCAGAAAGGGACTGGAAGAAAAGGTGGATTACATAGAGTTTACAGGACATCCAACTCAAAGACTTCCCCACCACCTCTCAATAATCGTACACTTCGTGGAAGGTGAGGCTATGCTCCTGAGACTTGACCTCATGGGCATAGAAACTGCTTCAGGTTCTGCGTGCGTATCCTTGGCACTCAAGCAGTCACACGTTCTCACAGCTATAGGTATCCCTAAAGAAGTTTCAAACGGTTCGGTAGTGTTCTCCTTCGGTAGGGAAAATACGGAAGAAGATGTGGACTACATACTCGAAGAGTTCCCCAAAGTTATCAACTGGCTCAGGGAAGTTTCTCCCTTCAATCCAGAGAACTGGGAAAAGTACGTGAAATCCAGAGGATAA
- the truA gene encoding tRNA pseudouridine(38-40) synthase TruA, producing MPNYLLRLAFVGTNFYGWQVQPNLRTVQGEIQKALSQILCEDVKVTGCCRTDSGVHALDYIANFKTQKDFPEEKLLKALNGILPKDVGVYAVKKVSEEFNARYSVKGKVYLYKIWNSEVRNPFLYPFSWQVKREINTEVLRNILKKFEGTHDFRALTKLEEERNTVINLEEVSLNVEYPLIEIRLKASHFLRYMVRRIVGTAVKISLGLYSEEVLEELLQGKGNSPYTAPPQGLHLEKVLL from the coding sequence ATGCCTAATTACCTCCTTCGCCTCGCTTTCGTTGGTACAAACTTTTACGGATGGCAAGTTCAACCGAACTTAAGAACCGTTCAGGGAGAAATTCAGAAGGCTCTTTCCCAAATTCTGTGTGAAGACGTTAAAGTGACAGGCTGCTGCAGAACCGATTCCGGTGTCCACGCTCTAGATTACATTGCAAACTTCAAAACCCAGAAGGACTTTCCAGAGGAAAAATTGCTAAAAGCCCTAAACGGAATTCTTCCCAAAGACGTAGGAGTTTACGCGGTTAAGAAAGTTTCCGAAGAATTCAACGCACGCTATTCCGTAAAAGGGAAGGTTTACCTGTATAAGATATGGAACTCAGAAGTGAGAAATCCCTTCCTTTATCCTTTTTCATGGCAGGTAAAAAGGGAAATAAATACGGAAGTCCTTAGAAATATCCTTAAGAAGTTTGAAGGAACTCACGACTTCAGAGCTCTTACAAAATTGGAAGAGGAAAGGAACACAGTAATAAACCTTGAAGAGGTAAGTTTGAATGTGGAATACCCTCTAATAGAAATAAGGCTAAAGGCTTCTCATTTTTTGAGGTATATGGTGAGAAGAATCGTGGGAACGGCCGTCAAGATTTCCTTGGGACTCTATTCGGAAGAAGTACTGGAGGAACTACTCCAAGGAAAGGGAAACTCTCCTTACACCGCTCCGCCTCAGGGCCTTCACTTAGAAAAAGTTTTACTTTAA
- a CDS encoding type IV pilus twitching motility protein PilT encodes MFEKQEVEQKKELKILEIIKEAIELGASDIHLTAGAPPAVRIDGYIKFLKDFPRLTPEDTQKLAYSVMSEKHRQKLEENGQVDFSFGVRGVGRFRANVFYQRGSVAAALRSLPAEIPEFKKLGLPDKVLELCHRKMGLILVTGPTGSGKSTTIASMIDYINQTKSYHIITIEDPIEYVFKHKKSIVNQREVGEDTKSFADALRAALREDPDVIFVGEMRDLETVETALRAAETGHLVFGTLHTNTAIDTIHRIVDIFPLNQQEQVRIVLSFILQGIISQRLLPKIGGGRVLAYELLIPNTAIRNLIRENKLQQVYSLMQSGQAETGMQTMNQTLYKLYKQGLITLEDAMEASPDPKELERMIRGGR; translated from the coding sequence ATGTTTGAAAAACAAGAAGTAGAACAGAAAAAAGAATTAAAGATCCTTGAAATAATAAAGGAAGCAATAGAACTTGGGGCAAGCGATATACACCTCACCGCAGGCGCACCACCCGCGGTCAGGATTGACGGTTACATAAAGTTTTTGAAAGACTTTCCGAGACTGACTCCGGAGGATACACAAAAGCTGGCTTATTCAGTTATGTCAGAAAAACACAGACAGAAGCTGGAAGAGAACGGACAGGTGGACTTTTCCTTCGGAGTGAGAGGAGTTGGAAGGTTCAGGGCTAACGTTTTTTACCAGAGGGGTTCGGTAGCAGCAGCGTTGAGATCCCTTCCCGCTGAAATTCCTGAATTTAAAAAACTGGGACTTCCCGATAAAGTTCTTGAACTCTGTCATAGAAAGATGGGGTTAATTCTCGTTACAGGTCCTACGGGGTCGGGTAAGTCTACAACTATAGCTTCTATGATTGATTACATAAACCAAACTAAGTCCTATCACATAATAACGATAGAAGATCCCATTGAGTACGTTTTTAAGCACAAAAAGTCTATAGTGAACCAAAGGGAAGTGGGTGAAGATACCAAAAGCTTTGCCGACGCTCTCAGGGCAGCTCTCAGAGAAGACCCGGACGTCATATTCGTCGGTGAGATGAGAGATCTGGAAACCGTTGAAACCGCACTCAGGGCTGCGGAAACGGGACACCTTGTTTTCGGAACACTTCACACCAACACGGCTATAGACACCATACACAGGATAGTGGACATATTCCCCCTGAATCAACAGGAACAAGTAAGAATAGTGCTTTCTTTTATCTTGCAAGGAATTATTTCTCAAAGGCTTCTACCTAAAATTGGAGGCGGCAGAGTTCTTGCATACGAATTACTTATTCCCAACACAGCTATAAGGAATCTAATAAGGGAAAACAAACTCCAGCAGGTTTACTCCCTTATGCAAAGCGGTCAAGCCGAAACGGGAATGCAGACCATGAACCAGACCCTTTACAAGCTTTATAAACAAGGTTTAATAACCTTGGAAGATGCTATGGAAGCCTCTCCCGATCCAAAAGAGCTTGAAAGAATGATTAGGGGAGGCAGGTAG
- a CDS encoding type II secretion system F family protein, with translation MPLFKYKAVTPEGRVVEGQGEFPSVLELYERLSAQGLTLISYKTIKEEVKKGFEINIPLPFGSVSERDWSLLCRQLSVLVGAGVSIVEAIELVAEQMQNKKLRKALMETAKDIEEGSSIHDALAKRKNIFPEFLINLVEVGEETGELDLVLRRAAEYYEKIAFIKGKIKSASFYPTFVMIFATAIVWFILTFVVPKFAEIYKSLGGTLPAPTQLLIDISLTLQRNIPYILGTLLISVAVFLYFYRTNLKFRALIHRILLRLPVFGGIFKKGAFARFARTMATLFASGVPLERVLEISGRVVGFIPIEKALNEARKEVLEGKNLWMALQNTEMFPKMIIAMVRVGEETGQMDQMLNSIANFYEEEVDRSIEGLVALIEPALIVILGVIIGAILIALYLPIFNIGSFIIR, from the coding sequence GTGCCTCTTTTCAAGTACAAGGCCGTAACTCCTGAAGGAAGAGTAGTTGAGGGGCAGGGGGAGTTCCCTTCAGTTTTAGAACTTTACGAAAGGCTCAGTGCCCAAGGATTGACACTTATTTCTTACAAAACGATAAAGGAAGAAGTCAAGAAAGGGTTTGAGATAAACATTCCTTTACCCTTTGGTAGTGTATCGGAAAGGGATTGGTCCCTTTTGTGCAGACAGCTTTCCGTTCTCGTGGGAGCCGGCGTAAGCATAGTAGAGGCTATAGAACTCGTCGCCGAGCAAATGCAAAACAAGAAGTTAAGAAAAGCACTTATGGAAACGGCAAAGGATATAGAGGAAGGAAGTTCCATACACGATGCCCTTGCAAAGAGAAAGAACATATTCCCCGAATTTCTTATAAACCTTGTGGAAGTAGGGGAAGAGACGGGTGAACTTGATCTCGTTTTAAGAAGGGCAGCGGAGTATTACGAAAAGATAGCGTTTATAAAAGGGAAGATAAAGAGTGCGTCCTTTTATCCGACTTTTGTTATGATCTTTGCAACGGCTATAGTGTGGTTCATTCTGACCTTCGTAGTACCCAAATTTGCCGAAATTTATAAGTCTTTAGGTGGAACACTTCCCGCTCCTACACAGCTCTTAATAGATATCTCATTAACGCTCCAGAGGAATATTCCCTACATCTTAGGTACTCTACTGATTTCGGTAGCGGTATTCCTTTACTTTTACAGGACAAACCTGAAGTTCAGGGCTTTAATTCACAGAATTTTACTTAGATTGCCTGTTTTTGGAGGGATATTTAAAAAGGGTGCCTTTGCAAGGTTTGCAAGAACTATGGCAACGCTTTTTGCTTCAGGTGTTCCCCTTGAAAGAGTTCTGGAAATCTCCGGAAGGGTTGTAGGTTTTATTCCTATAGAAAAGGCCCTTAACGAAGCAAGAAAAGAAGTTTTAGAGGGTAAAAACCTGTGGATGGCACTCCAGAATACTGAAATGTTTCCCAAAATGATAATAGCTATGGTAAGGGTAGGTGAGGAAACAGGACAGATGGATCAGATGCTGAACTCCATAGCGAACTTTTACGAAGAAGAGGTGGACAGGAGCATAGAGGGACTTGTTGCTCTCATAGAACCGGCGTTGATAGTAATTCTCGGAGTGATTATAGGTGCTATACTCATAGCCCTATACCTGCCTATATTCAACATCGGAAGTTTCATAATCAGGTAA
- a CDS encoding Mrp/NBP35 family ATP-binding protein, whose product MAVQDVIEALKKETLEDVGINQNLAQLVKDIKMVGNVLTIVFEPPKQGLEDIIRAKVIDALGNLPEVQKIDVKFVKPQAQIPVKQQAPQQQQTPPPQTQQPMFTRKKVPGVKHIIAVGSGKGGVGKSTVAANLAVALSQLGYKVGLLDADVYGPSVPTLFGLKGERVTVDQFQRIIPVEKYGLKILSIGFMLPSEDTPIIWRGPMLMKALTEFLFSTKWGNLDFLVMDLPPGTGDVQITLAQNVELTGAVVVTTPQDVALADVKKAVSMFREVNIPVLGVIENMAYFICPSDKQKYYIFGKGKVAEFANAYGLKILGSIPIDPEVAEKSDKGEPIVISHPDSEVAKAFLSIAKVLSQVVESKVN is encoded by the coding sequence ATGGCCGTTCAGGACGTAATAGAGGCTCTCAAGAAGGAAACCCTTGAAGACGTAGGTATAAATCAAAACCTAGCACAGCTCGTAAAAGACATAAAAATGGTGGGAAATGTTCTCACGATAGTCTTTGAACCCCCAAAGCAGGGACTTGAAGACATTATAAGAGCAAAGGTTATAGACGCCTTAGGTAACCTTCCCGAGGTTCAAAAAATTGACGTGAAGTTTGTAAAACCTCAGGCTCAGATTCCCGTAAAGCAGCAAGCACCCCAGCAACAGCAAACCCCACCGCCCCAAACGCAACAACCCATGTTCACGAGGAAAAAGGTTCCCGGAGTAAAACACATAATAGCGGTTGGAAGCGGTAAAGGAGGAGTTGGAAAGTCTACGGTTGCTGCAAACCTCGCGGTAGCCCTCTCACAACTCGGCTACAAAGTGGGACTCCTTGACGCGGACGTTTACGGTCCCAGCGTCCCCACACTCTTCGGGCTCAAGGGTGAGAGGGTAACAGTAGACCAGTTCCAGAGAATTATCCCCGTTGAGAAGTATGGTCTCAAAATTCTATCAATAGGCTTTATGCTCCCCTCTGAAGACACTCCCATAATTTGGCGTGGTCCCATGCTCATGAAAGCTCTAACGGAGTTTCTCTTCAGCACCAAGTGGGGAAATCTAGACTTCCTCGTTATGGACCTGCCTCCGGGAACGGGTGACGTTCAGATAACCCTCGCTCAGAACGTGGAACTTACAGGAGCAGTGGTTGTGACCACTCCTCAGGACGTTGCCCTTGCGGACGTGAAAAAAGCTGTTTCAATGTTCAGAGAGGTAAACATTCCCGTCCTCGGAGTTATAGAAAACATGGCTTACTTCATATGTCCGAGTGACAAACAGAAATACTACATATTCGGAAAGGGCAAAGTGGCGGAGTTTGCAAACGCCTATGGGCTTAAAATACTCGGCTCAATACCGATAGACCCCGAAGTCGCGGAAAAGTCCGATAAAGGTGAACCAATAGTTATATCTCACCCCGACTCGGAAGTTGCAAAGGCATTCCTTAGCATAGCCAAAGTTTTGAGCCAGGTTGTAGAAAGTAAAGTAAATTAA
- a CDS encoding polyprenyl synthetase family protein: MERIETWKEKIEKRLNEILKPEGPEELIEAMKYYPLQKGKRIRPLFTVAVASALGGNEDDAITVGSGIELIHNYSLIHDDLPCMDNDVWRRGLPTCHIKFGEAMALLAGDALLTYTFEVLSQRENYKTLSCEEILEINKIIAQKAGSNGMVGGQVLDIKGYEDLYEVSVKKTGALFEACFMCGAVVAKRREKLKEMESIGRKVGLLFQMVDDYLDKDGFYEKLGECLKEEIKKLYEELKEKEIFKESQELRYLLDLIYKRIT; encoded by the coding sequence ATGGAAAGGATAGAAACCTGGAAAGAAAAAATAGAAAAAAGACTTAATGAAATCCTGAAACCCGAAGGTCCAGAAGAATTAATAGAAGCTATGAAGTACTATCCCTTACAAAAGGGAAAGAGGATAAGACCCCTCTTTACGGTTGCGGTCGCAAGTGCTCTCGGAGGGAATGAAGATGATGCTATAACCGTTGGCTCTGGTATAGAACTCATTCACAACTACTCCCTTATACACGACGATCTTCCCTGTATGGACAACGATGTCTGGAGAAGAGGCCTCCCTACGTGCCACATAAAGTTCGGAGAAGCGATGGCACTCCTTGCGGGAGATGCACTCCTGACTTACACCTTTGAGGTCCTATCACAAAGGGAAAATTACAAAACCCTTTCCTGTGAAGAGATACTTGAGATAAACAAAATTATCGCTCAAAAGGCAGGTTCTAACGGAATGGTAGGGGGACAGGTTCTTGACATAAAGGGGTATGAGGACCTCTACGAGGTCAGTGTAAAAAAAACAGGGGCACTCTTTGAAGCTTGCTTTATGTGCGGAGCTGTGGTAGCGAAGAGAAGGGAAAAACTCAAGGAGATGGAAAGTATTGGCAGAAAAGTAGGCTTACTCTTTCAAATGGTTGACGACTACCTTGACAAAGATGGATTTTACGAGAAACTCGGAGAATGTTTAAAAGAAGAAATAAAAAAACTATACGAAGAACTAAAAGAAAAAGAAATTTTCAAGGAAAGCCAAGAACTCAGATACCTTCTAGACCTTATATACAAGAGGATTACCTGA
- a CDS encoding AI-2E family transporter: MNKLSLFVYLFFFLSFLFLFLYLLQPFFNPIVWAIVFGIVLYPLYGFIKRKLKSENLAAFLVIFIVLVAIVIPFTIFAVITAQQIIVFSIKVVNFVQTHSVNDLINSLKEIPFLKEKRESLEPLLNYLQSEEFRRALINALNSILTFVGDRLRSYVYTAGTSLFHVFVFLLTLFFILRDGEKVLKEIINSIPMKREDLEEILKTIYRTVLAVIYGTVGTAVAQSIMGFIGYSLAGVEFALIWALITFFAAFVPPFGAAFVWVPMDIYLFTTKGIKEGLILLFFGTFLISTMDNIVRPLVMKQGIKLPYVALFFSTIGGLIKFGFIGVFLGPIILSTMLASVKIYRRRVIHSGI; this comes from the coding sequence ATGAACAAACTCTCCCTTTTCGTTTATCTATTTTTCTTCCTTTCCTTTCTATTTCTGTTTTTATACCTCCTCCAGCCCTTTTTTAACCCTATAGTATGGGCAATAGTTTTCGGTATTGTCCTTTACCCTTTATACGGATTTATAAAGAGAAAATTAAAGAGTGAAAATTTGGCAGCTTTCCTTGTTATTTTTATAGTTTTAGTAGCGATAGTAATACCTTTCACGATTTTTGCAGTAATAACAGCCCAGCAAATTATAGTTTTTTCTATAAAAGTCGTTAACTTTGTCCAGACACACAGTGTAAACGACTTGATAAATTCCTTAAAAGAAATTCCTTTTTTGAAGGAAAAAAGGGAGTCTTTAGAACCTTTACTTAACTACCTCCAGAGTGAAGAGTTCCGGAGAGCTTTAATAAACGCCCTCAATTCCATACTTACCTTCGTGGGGGACAGATTGAGGAGTTACGTCTACACCGCAGGCACGAGTTTATTCCACGTGTTCGTCTTTTTACTCACTTTATTTTTCATATTGAGAGACGGTGAAAAGGTACTGAAAGAGATTATCAACTCAATACCTATGAAGAGAGAGGACCTTGAGGAAATACTCAAAACCATATACAGAACCGTCCTTGCGGTAATTTACGGAACGGTGGGAACTGCGGTTGCCCAATCCATTATGGGTTTTATAGGATACTCCCTTGCAGGTGTGGAGTTTGCCCTTATATGGGCTTTGATAACCTTCTTTGCGGCCTTCGTTCCTCCCTTCGGTGCCGCTTTTGTCTGGGTTCCGATGGATATTTACCTCTTTACTACCAAAGGAATAAAGGAAGGGCTTATCCTCCTTTTCTTCGGAACGTTCTTAATTTCTACGATGGACAACATCGTGAGACCGCTCGTAATGAAGCAGGGTATAAAGCTTCCTTACGTAGCCCTCTTCTTCTCAACTATAGGAGGACTCATAAAGTTCGGCTTTATAGGCGTTTTCTTGGGTCCTATTATCCTTTCCACTATGCTCGCTTCCGTGAAAATTTACAGGAGAAGAGTTATTCACTCAGGTATTTAA